The DNA window GTGCTTGAAGAATCCGAACGTGAGCACAGTTATACTAGGAGCGTCTCGTTTGAGCCAGCTCGAGGACAACTTAAGCGCGATGGATGCTATCTCAAAGCTAAGGCCAGAAGTGGTCGAACGGATTGAAACAATTGTTGCCAATAAGCCAGCTGACGCGGAGCGTTTTGGTCAATAGAAAACCTCGTATTTCAATATGAAACGTTGGCGCTGCTAGCTCTGCGTGGCTAGCAGCAGCTTATCTATCAAGCTTGTGATGTCACTATTGGGCTGTTTCGCGTCTTGCAGCACCAGCAATGCTTCGGCTTCTCTATTGAGTGCCATCAGTATGTTAGCGTGCACTAATTTCACTTGGTTATTATCCGCATTAAGCATCAATGCATTGGTGGAATACTTTATCGCTTTTTCTGGAGCTCGCTGAGTAAAGTAAAGCCATGCAATATTATTTGATAGTTTCCAATTGCGCTCAATTAGCCACTGGATCTGTTCGCGTTCTAACAATTTCAATGAGAACGCAGGCTGGCTAGGCGCCAGCTTAAGTGCCAAAGATAGAGATGCAGTATTATCTTGCGGGAAGTTTTCTACATACTCCTTGGCAACTGACAACAGTTGCTCGCTTCTATTTGCTTTCACAAGCACGTTTGCCAACGCATTAACCGAATGAAAACTAGGTAAGTCTTCGTAATAAGCCGTAAGGTAGCTTGCCGCCTGCACTAGGTCGCCTGCATCCTCCATTGTACGACCATTTATATACAAGGTTGCAGCTCGCACCGTTTGATTCTTCTCCAGCGGACTTATAACGGCCTCAGCTTGCTCAAACTGTTTAAGTTCTAGCATCACCATGGCCTTTTGTAATTGCACAGCGTCAGTGCTTTGCATTGGCTCAGGTAGTCGTTCAATAAGTGCTGACATTTGCTCGAATTGTCTTTGGTTTTCAAGAACAGATAAAGCAAACATTACGTGGTCTTTTAGTGGATTATTTTTGAAATAAATCTCAAAATTACTGTTAAATTTATCGACACCCGACAATGAAAAACTATTTTTGAGCCATACCATCCAGACTAAGTCAGACCACTGCGATTGTGGTTTATATTCCATCAAAAACGTGTCTAGCCGCGCATAGTCCTGCCATTGAAACATTGCATCGCTAAGCGCGATAATTTGATCATCCGAAATAAGCGCTAAATCAAGTGATGCGAGCAGTTGTTCCCAATTTGGTGAGCCTTGATGTTTGAAGGTAAGCTTCAGCAAAGAACGCAACGCTGAAAGGTTTTGCGGGTTCGCTTGCAAAATAGTCTGATAATACAAGTTTGCTTGCTGGTAATTGGATTGTGACAACGCCTCCTCAGCGAAGAAGAATAAGCTTAGCGTATTAAGTGGGTTTATTTCCAGCGCTTGCTTTAACAGTGGCCGTGCTTTTTCGGGCTCCTGTAATTGTTGAAAGACATAGGCGAGAACATTTAGCGCATCTAGATTTTGAGAATCCTGTAATAACCACTTTTGTGCTTCATCCTTTGCCTGAGCTATGGCGTTTGACTGTATGAACAATATTATTTGAAGCAACTTCTGTTCTGAAGGCTTATCTTGAGTGC is part of the Glaciecola nitratireducens FR1064 genome and encodes:
- a CDS encoding tetratricopeptide repeat protein, which produces MFRPTAIIIISLFLVSCFSPKTPQEIVEQAETLVANKQYNQAIIVYKNAIEQTPSFIEARFNLGLIYFSLGDHASAEKYFLNAYDADYSKEEVVLLLAATYLQQNSMTALKHLLDTHSKPNVNSEFDLQLALYNVQYLARNSKLKQAQKILDDILLNLSQLERECELCLLTQAHLQSYNAPTKAIDTIGKLLLAFPENAQAYLLRGQLYFALRDPSEAMNNFKRFQELQPKAGFVQLLIAVTAFQMKDIVNATKYVDDLIAANPNQALVNHLKALLVFEKKDYEAARVYAERSIDRGLKSPANYLMAGVSAYYEDKMEIAYKHLQKAVTFYPENDQLQQLLMFIQFRFGYLEEASASYKKQDQRSVQNLLFGNLMAYRFIQDGQFDQAGSILDYLGNTPMSQPAIRLQTQALQNQLKLEEAIPLTELVTSTQDKPSEQKLLQIILFIQSNAIAQAKDEAQKWLLQDSQNLDALNVLAYVFQQLQEPEKARPLLKQALEINPLNTLSLFFFAEEALSQSNYQQANLYYQTILQANPQNLSALRSLLKLTFKHQGSPNWEQLLASLDLALISDDQIIALSDAMFQWQDYARLDTFLMEYKPQSQWSDLVWMVWLKNSFSLSGVDKFNSNFEIYFKNNPLKDHVMFALSVLENQRQFEQMSALIERLPEPMQSTDAVQLQKAMVMLELKQFEQAEAVISPLEKNQTVRAATLYINGRTMEDAGDLVQAASYLTAYYEDLPSFHSVNALANVLVKANRSEQLLSVAKEYVENFPQDNTASLSLALKLAPSQPAFSLKLLEREQIQWLIERNWKLSNNIAWLYFTQRAPEKAIKYSTNALMLNADNNQVKLVHANILMALNREAEALLVLQDAKQPNSDITSLIDKLLLATQS